The following are encoded in a window of Bradyrhizobium sp. WBOS07 genomic DNA:
- the secE gene encoding preprotein translocase subunit SecE: protein MAVSPFKFLQEVRSETAKVTWPTRRETTITTIMVFVMVAVASIFFFAADQVIRVLITFLLGIQ, encoded by the coding sequence ATGGCAGTCAGCCCGTTCAAGTTCTTGCAGGAAGTGCGCTCGGAGACCGCCAAGGTCACCTGGCCGACCCGCCGCGAGACCACCATCACCACCATCATGGTGTTCGTCATGGTCGCCGTGGCCTCGATCTTCTTCTTCGCCGCCGACCAGGTCATCCGCGTTCTCATCACCTTCCTTCTGGGCATTCAATGA
- a CDS encoding lysylphosphatidylglycerol synthase transmembrane domain-containing protein, protein MQSRFKQAALFSVKLLLSIAVLVYIARGLDLQQLRSHLVSVDPFLFVLALTLIFFQTFVLNGRWELIMRALGVSLDWLAGWRILMISLWFNQVLPSSVGGDAVRIWLLRQRGVQWPEAVKGVAADRFTALIGLIVLMVAGLPFLTSRVSNPAAILAIAGLTLAGVAGTTVLLTLDRLPKRLVAHPAIASFVRFGALVRFLLLQSKSRALLFGSALLIHLVTAAACYALARGVGAQLSVTDAGVLIPPVVLLTAVPISISGWGVREGTMVACLGLAGVPSEQALSVSLLLGAISVIIGLVGGVIWLASPERGSYSADNAAKAAAEAPSYDGLGREVSSQP, encoded by the coding sequence ATGCAGTCGCGGTTCAAGCAGGCGGCCCTGTTTTCGGTAAAGCTGCTGCTGTCGATCGCGGTGCTGGTCTACATCGCGCGCGGTCTCGACCTGCAACAATTGCGCAGCCATCTTGTCTCGGTCGATCCTTTCCTGTTCGTTCTCGCGCTGACGCTGATTTTCTTCCAGACCTTCGTGCTCAACGGCCGGTGGGAGCTGATCATGCGTGCGCTCGGCGTCTCGCTGGACTGGCTCGCGGGCTGGCGCATTCTGATGATCAGCCTCTGGTTCAATCAGGTGTTGCCGTCGTCGGTCGGCGGGGACGCGGTGCGGATCTGGCTGCTGCGCCAGCGCGGCGTGCAGTGGCCGGAGGCGGTCAAGGGCGTCGCGGCTGATCGTTTCACGGCCCTGATCGGACTGATCGTGCTGATGGTCGCCGGATTGCCGTTCCTCACGTCACGCGTGTCCAATCCGGCCGCGATCCTGGCCATCGCCGGCCTGACGCTGGCGGGTGTCGCCGGCACTACTGTCCTGTTGACGCTCGACCGTCTGCCCAAGCGCCTCGTTGCGCATCCGGCGATCGCAAGCTTCGTCCGGTTCGGAGCACTGGTCAGGTTCCTCCTCCTGCAATCGAAGAGTCGCGCTTTGCTGTTCGGATCGGCGCTCCTCATCCATCTCGTGACCGCGGCGGCCTGCTACGCCTTGGCGCGCGGTGTCGGCGCCCAGCTCTCGGTGACGGACGCCGGGGTCCTGATTCCGCCGGTGGTGCTGTTGACCGCGGTCCCGATCTCGATCAGCGGCTGGGGCGTTCGGGAGGGGACGATGGTCGCCTGCCTCGGTCTGGCGGGCGTCCCTTCCGAGCAAGCGCTGTCGGTTTCGCTTCTGCTGGGCGCCATCAGTGTCATCATCGGGCTTGTCGGAGGTGTGATCTGGCTCGCAAGTCCGGAGCGCGGATCGTATTCCGCGGACAACGCCGCCAAGGCGGCGGCGGAGGCCCCCAGCTACGACGGGCTGGGCAGGGAAGTCTCGAGCCAGCCATGA
- the rplK gene encoding 50S ribosomal protein L11 has product MAKKVTGYLKLQVPAGAANPSPPIGPALGQRGLNIMEFCKAFNAQTQKEEKNTPIPVVITIYADRSFTFEMKTPPMSFFLKQAAKIQSGSKAPGRDKAGKVTKAQVREIAEKKMKDLNCDSIESAMKMVEGSARSMGLEVAG; this is encoded by the coding sequence ATGGCAAAGAAGGTGACCGGATACCTGAAGCTTCAGGTCCCGGCCGGTGCGGCGAATCCTTCGCCCCCGATCGGTCCCGCGCTCGGTCAGCGCGGTCTCAACATCATGGAGTTCTGCAAGGCGTTCAACGCCCAGACCCAGAAGGAAGAGAAGAACACCCCGATTCCCGTGGTGATCACGATCTACGCCGATCGTTCGTTCACCTTCGAGATGAAGACGCCCCCGATGTCGTTCTTCCTCAAGCAGGCTGCCAAGATCCAGTCCGGCTCGAAGGCGCCGGGCCGCGACAAGGCCGGCAAGGTGACCAAGGCGCAGGTGCGCGAGATCGCCGAGAAGAAGATGAAGGATCTCAATTGTGATTCCATCGAATCGGCCATGAAGATGGTCGAGGGCTCGGCCCGTTCGATGGGCCTGGAAGTTGCGGGGTAA
- a CDS encoding 2-hydroxyacid dehydrogenase, translating into MADKVLIYSRFPKTMMTPFAERFELLDTGGKPARDVFPAEELGGIRALLTAGSSLLGAEAMDLFPKLGAIVCYGTGYDGVDLKAAAARNIAVGHSPGANAASVADIAMTLMLAATRRILVADQYVRSGDWAAAKPSPMMRPQAGMPGRRIGVYGMGEIGRKIAARCAAFESEVGYFSRTRYDLPYRYFPSLEALADWCSVLMIAVRAGAETEHVVNADILKRLGADGYVVNISRGSVIDQKALVAALTDKTIAGAGLDVFEKEPHAPDALTALPNVVFAPHVGGHTLESHVAMRNCVLANLTAFFAGKPLPYAVKSA; encoded by the coding sequence ATGGCTGACAAGGTCCTGATCTATTCGCGCTTTCCCAAGACGATGATGACGCCCTTCGCCGAGCGCTTCGAGCTGCTCGACACCGGTGGCAAGCCCGCGCGAGACGTGTTTCCAGCCGAGGAGCTTGGCGGCATCCGCGCGCTGCTGACCGCCGGCAGCTCGCTACTCGGCGCGGAGGCGATGGACCTGTTCCCCAAGCTCGGCGCCATCGTCTGCTACGGCACCGGCTATGACGGCGTCGACCTCAAGGCGGCCGCCGCCCGCAACATTGCGGTCGGCCACAGTCCCGGCGCCAACGCGGCCTCGGTCGCCGACATCGCGATGACCCTGATGCTGGCGGCGACGCGGCGGATCCTGGTCGCGGACCAATATGTCCGCAGCGGCGACTGGGCCGCCGCGAAGCCGTCACCGATGATGCGCCCGCAGGCCGGCATGCCCGGCCGCCGCATCGGCGTCTACGGCATGGGTGAGATCGGCCGCAAGATCGCGGCGCGCTGCGCCGCTTTCGAGAGCGAGGTCGGCTATTTCAGCCGCACCCGATACGATCTGCCCTATCGATATTTCCCGTCGCTGGAGGCACTGGCCGACTGGTGCAGCGTGCTGATGATCGCGGTCCGGGCAGGGGCCGAGACCGAGCACGTCGTCAACGCCGACATCCTCAAGCGGCTCGGCGCGGACGGCTATGTCGTCAACATCTCCCGCGGCTCGGTGATCGACCAGAAGGCGCTGGTGGCGGCACTCACCGACAAGACCATCGCCGGCGCCGGCCTCGACGTGTTCGAGAAGGAACCGCACGCCCCCGACGCGCTGACCGCGCTGCCGAACGTGGTGTTCGCCCCTCATGTCGGCGGCCACACCCTCGAATCGCATGTTGCGATGCGAAATTGTGTGCTGGCGAACCTGACCGCGTTCTTCGCGGGCAAGCCGCTGCCTTACGCGGTCAAATCGGCCTGA
- the rplA gene encoding 50S ribosomal protein L1: MAIGKRLNKAREGVDREKLYPLADAIKMVKERAKAKFDETIEIAINLGVDPRHADQMVRGVVTLPNGTGRTLRVGVFARGAKADEAKAAGADVVGAEDLVEKVQNGSIDFDRCIATPDMMPLVGRLGKVLGPRGLMPNPKIGTVTMDVTGAVKGAKGGSVEFRVEKAGILQAGVGKASFSEEKLVENIKALADAVSKAKPAGSKGTYIQRVAVSSTMGPGVKVEPGTILG, translated from the coding sequence ATGGCAATCGGAAAGCGTTTGAACAAAGCCCGCGAAGGTGTTGACCGCGAAAAGCTTTACCCGCTCGCGGACGCCATCAAGATGGTCAAGGAGCGCGCGAAAGCGAAGTTCGACGAGACCATCGAGATCGCGATCAACCTCGGCGTCGATCCGCGTCACGCCGACCAGATGGTTCGCGGCGTCGTGACCCTGCCGAACGGCACCGGCCGTACGCTCCGCGTCGGCGTGTTCGCCCGCGGCGCCAAGGCCGATGAGGCCAAGGCTGCGGGTGCCGACGTCGTCGGCGCCGAAGACCTGGTCGAGAAGGTGCAGAACGGCTCGATCGATTTCGACCGCTGCATCGCCACCCCCGACATGATGCCGCTGGTCGGCCGTCTCGGTAAGGTGCTCGGCCCGCGCGGCCTGATGCCGAACCCGAAGATCGGCACCGTGACCATGGACGTCACCGGCGCGGTGAAGGGTGCCAAGGGCGGCTCGGTCGAGTTCCGGGTCGAGAAGGCCGGCATCCTGCAGGCCGGCGTCGGCAAGGCCTCGTTCTCCGAGGAAAAGCTGGTCGAGAACATCAAGGCCCTGGCTGACGCCGTCTCCAAGGCTAAGCCGGCCGGCTCCAAGGGCACCTACATCCAGCGCGTTGCGGTGTCCTCGACGATGGGCCCTGGCGTGAAGGTCGAGCCAGGCACCATCCTCGGCTAA
- a CDS encoding class I SAM-dependent methyltransferase yields MKNLFYVRQTCRLCHSDKQELVVPMAGMPIGTPNFQVPDASVDDPVFRAAVPMALHLCRDCGHLQILHVGNPEIQYRNYVYTTSLSLGLREHFAGYANDVVSRFAIAPGSLVVELGSNDGSLLGFFKERGMRVLGVDPAVEIARRATEAGIETIGDFFTDAIGRRILQSHGAASVVIANNMIANVDNLDPLVIGVRDVLAPDGLFVFETQYGVDVTEKNLLDTVYHEHLSYFNIKPLIRFFARLGMELIDVQHIWTKGGSIRVTVQRAGGAKKPSAEVARFVAEEERLGVDQPAYYAPYVKRIAAIRDELVAMADAAHASGQLVAGYGVSVGTTTLLPQFGLENKIDFLVDDDPKKGNVMAGPGYDIPILPPAALYERKPAFVVVFAWRYVDPIRAKHARYFAEGGKFVVPLPGVSTVDRAD; encoded by the coding sequence ATGAAAAATCTGTTCTACGTCCGCCAAACCTGCCGCCTCTGCCATTCGGACAAGCAGGAGCTGGTCGTCCCGATGGCCGGCATGCCGATCGGCACACCGAACTTCCAGGTCCCCGACGCCAGCGTCGACGATCCCGTGTTCCGCGCCGCGGTACCGATGGCACTGCATCTGTGCAGGGATTGCGGCCATCTGCAGATTCTCCATGTCGGCAATCCGGAGATCCAGTACCGCAACTACGTCTACACCACCTCGCTCTCGCTTGGCCTGCGAGAGCACTTCGCGGGCTATGCCAACGACGTCGTCAGCCGCTTCGCCATCGCGCCGGGCTCGCTAGTCGTCGAGCTCGGCAGCAACGACGGATCGTTGCTCGGCTTCTTCAAGGAGCGCGGGATGCGCGTGCTCGGCGTCGATCCCGCCGTCGAGATCGCGCGGCGCGCGACGGAGGCGGGGATCGAGACCATCGGCGATTTCTTCACCGATGCGATCGGGCGTCGCATCCTGCAGAGCCACGGTGCGGCGAGCGTCGTGATCGCCAACAACATGATCGCCAATGTCGACAATCTCGATCCCCTGGTGATCGGCGTTCGCGACGTGCTCGCGCCGGACGGATTGTTCGTCTTCGAAACCCAATACGGCGTCGACGTCACCGAGAAGAACCTGCTCGATACCGTCTATCACGAGCACCTGTCGTATTTTAACATCAAGCCGCTGATCCGTTTCTTTGCCCGGCTCGGCATGGAGCTGATCGACGTCCAGCACATCTGGACCAAGGGCGGCTCGATCCGGGTGACCGTGCAGCGCGCCGGGGGCGCCAAGAAACCGTCTGCGGAGGTCGCGCGCTTCGTTGCCGAGGAAGAGCGGCTCGGTGTCGATCAGCCGGCCTATTATGCGCCCTACGTGAAACGGATCGCCGCCATCCGCGACGAGCTGGTCGCGATGGCCGACGCCGCCCATGCGAGCGGTCAGCTCGTCGCCGGCTACGGCGTCTCGGTCGGCACCACGACCCTGCTGCCGCAGTTCGGCCTGGAGAACAAGATCGACTTCCTGGTCGACGACGACCCCAAGAAGGGGAACGTGATGGCCGGCCCGGGCTATGACATCCCGATCCTGCCGCCTGCCGCGCTTTACGAGCGCAAGCCGGCGTTCGTGGTCGTCTTCGCCTGGCGCTATGTCGACCCGATCCGGGCCAAGCACGCCCGCTATTTCGCTGAGGGCGGAAAGTTCGTGGTGCCGCTGCCGGGCGTTTCGACGGTCGACCGGGCCGACTGA
- a CDS encoding SIS domain-containing protein, which translates to MPVESVDPDHKAFLVDYVGRLHRATAVDDGVFASISATRAVWLRTREQGGRVIFIGNGGSAGIASHLAIDLAKNAAVPALCFSDASMMSCLANDYGFEDWIAHAVRLSARAGDCLVAISSSGRSKNILNAVAQARTMKLDVITLSGMNADNPLRNLGDINFFVDSRSYNIVETTHQFWMMAAIDLVIGRAEYPAS; encoded by the coding sequence ATGCCTGTCGAGTCCGTCGATCCCGATCACAAGGCTTTCCTCGTCGATTATGTCGGGCGCCTGCATCGCGCGACGGCTGTCGACGACGGCGTTTTTGCCAGCATCTCCGCCACCCGCGCCGTCTGGTTGCGCACACGCGAGCAGGGCGGCCGCGTCATCTTCATCGGCAACGGCGGTTCGGCGGGCATCGCCTCGCATCTGGCGATCGATCTGGCGAAGAACGCAGCGGTGCCTGCGCTCTGCTTCAGCGACGCCAGCATGATGTCGTGCCTCGCCAACGATTACGGCTTCGAGGATTGGATCGCGCACGCCGTGAGATTGAGCGCGCGTGCCGGCGACTGCCTCGTCGCGATCAGCTCGTCCGGGCGCTCGAAGAACATCCTCAACGCGGTTGCGCAGGCGCGGACGATGAAGCTCGACGTGATCACGCTGTCGGGCATGAATGCGGACAATCCCCTGCGCAATCTCGGCGACATCAATTTCTTTGTCGACAGCCGCAGCTACAACATTGTCGAGACGACGCATCAGTTCTGGATGATGGCCGCGATCGACCTTGTCATCGGTCGCGCGGAATATCCGGCATCCTGA
- the nusG gene encoding transcription termination/antitermination protein NusG, whose translation MATATAQLSDKRWYIVHAYSNFEKKVAESIREQAKQRGLEELFELVLVPTEKVTEVRRGRKIDAERKFFPGYVLVKMKLTDEAFHLIKNTPKVTGFLGAENKPMPISEAEAMRILHQVQEGVERPKASVSFEIGENVRVADGPFASFSGVVEEIDEARSRVKVAVSIFGRATPVELEFGQVEKV comes from the coding sequence ATGGCAACAGCAACCGCTCAACTGTCCGACAAGCGCTGGTACATCGTCCACGCCTATTCGAACTTCGAGAAGAAGGTCGCCGAATCGATCCGCGAGCAGGCCAAGCAGCGCGGGCTCGAGGAGCTGTTCGAGCTGGTGCTGGTGCCGACCGAGAAGGTCACGGAAGTGCGCCGCGGCCGCAAGATCGACGCCGAGCGCAAGTTCTTCCCCGGCTATGTGCTGGTGAAGATGAAGCTGACCGACGAAGCGTTTCATCTGATCAAGAACACGCCGAAGGTCACGGGCTTCCTCGGTGCGGAAAACAAGCCGATGCCGATCTCGGAGGCCGAAGCCATGCGCATCCTGCACCAGGTGCAGGAGGGCGTGGAGCGGCCCAAGGCGTCGGTGTCGTTCGAGATCGGCGAGAATGTGCGCGTGGCCGATGGCCCGTTCGCCTCGTTCTCGGGCGTCGTCGAGGAAATCGACGAAGCGCGCTCGCGCGTGAAGGTCGCGGTGTCGATCTTCGGTCGCGCAACGCCGGTCGAACTGGAATTCGGTCAGGTCGAGAAGGTCTGA